In Bacillus toyonensis BCT-7112, a single window of DNA contains:
- a CDS encoding MBL fold metallo-hydrolase, translating to MTAIHRMEIPVPFAVETVNVFLVEGETLTLIDTGTNTEEAKNALESQLGALGYTIEDIETVVITHHHADHCGLLNIFSEKTNIIGHPWNEPWITQNPEFLKRYHEFFRETALQFGVPAAFLNDEALLTTRTLKYSCNRSLTHTVREGDRIDSLPGFTVIETPGHASTHISLYRESDGILIGGDALISHISSNPILEPPYEGQTERARPLLQYNQTLKRLSEMNISRILSGHGEDVLNVKQLIETRLQKQETRAFKVLELLKEKPMTAFEVCVKLFPVLYKEQLPLTISETVGQLDFLAYNQQVMIDESSQQLIYYAK from the coding sequence ATGACGGCGATTCACCGAATGGAGATTCCTGTGCCATTTGCAGTTGAGACTGTGAATGTGTTTTTAGTTGAGGGGGAGACATTAACATTAATTGATACAGGGACGAATACAGAAGAGGCAAAAAATGCGTTAGAAAGTCAATTAGGTGCATTAGGTTATACGATAGAAGATATTGAAACGGTAGTGATTACGCATCATCATGCGGATCATTGTGGACTTTTAAATATATTTTCTGAGAAAACGAATATTATTGGACACCCTTGGAATGAGCCGTGGATCACGCAAAATCCAGAGTTTTTAAAGCGGTATCATGAGTTTTTTAGAGAGACAGCCTTGCAGTTCGGTGTTCCAGCAGCATTTTTGAATGACGAGGCATTATTGACGACAAGGACACTTAAATATTCTTGTAATAGATCGTTAACACATACTGTGAGAGAGGGGGATCGTATTGATTCTTTACCTGGGTTTACAGTAATTGAAACCCCAGGCCATGCTTCTACTCATATTTCTTTATATAGAGAATCCGATGGGATATTAATTGGTGGGGATGCTCTCATTAGTCATATTTCTTCAAATCCAATATTAGAACCACCATATGAAGGGCAAACGGAAAGAGCACGTCCATTGCTACAATACAATCAAACGTTAAAACGTTTAAGTGAAATGAATATTTCACGTATTTTATCAGGGCATGGGGAAGATGTTCTAAATGTGAAACAACTTATTGAAACGAGGTTACAAAAGCAAGAAACACGTGCATTTAAAGTACTTGAGTTATTAAAGGAAAAACCGATGACAGCATTTGAAGTATGTGTGAAGCTATTTCCAGTATTATATAAAGAACAATTGCCGCTTACTATCTCCGAAACTGTTGGACAATTAGACTTTTTAGCATATAATCAACAAGTGATGATTGATGAATCTTCGCAACAATTGATTTATTATGCAAAGTAG